Within Coturnix japonica isolate 7356 chromosome 13, Coturnix japonica 2.1, whole genome shotgun sequence, the genomic segment agaaggaaaaaggatttcCAGGGACCAGAGCAGAAACTAtccttaagaaaacaaacagcaagtaCACAGACCCGGTCAGTGCAGCAGATAAGAAGCCCACACTACCAAGTACAAGATCTTTGTTAAACAGGATAAGGAACCAGGGCTGCTTTCCTCAGGGGTTCAGCTTtgccagctgctgcccacaCTCACCTCCTCACGGAGCTCCTTCATCCTCTCCTCGAAGTCATagtccttctgcttctcctccatCTTCTTCTTGTTCACCTCAAAGCGCTTCTTCACCTGGTCCAGCGTGGAGCGCTCCACCCTCATGGACATGCCCAGGTTTCTCTGGTCTGGAGGAACACAGAGCCACGTTCAGCACATCCTTAGCCTTTAAAGGTCTGCACACAGAACCCCCCCTTGCTCCCAGTTCAGTTAGCACAGCATCCCGCCACCACTCGAAGCACAGGCCCAGACACCAGGGATTCCTCTCAACACCATCTTTCCCTAAGGACACGTCAGGTAGCTCAGATCCAACATGGGGACTCTTACACAGCAGTgccctcttcccctcctcccctgaAAGGCATATGCTTCCTGCCTTCATTTGGGTCCACACTGCATGCATTGGGATTTCTTACGTCAGAGAAGATCAGGTGGGATCTAAGGGTATACCATAAATCAGACCAGTCAGTGGCTAGAGTGATCCTTGTATTACTCATACCAAGGAGGAAGATGCAACCTTTTATTTTAAGGTTCCATATTAGGGAGCTCCTGACCATGTTGGTTTTCTGATACGTCAGGCAGTTTTTATCTTGAACCAGGGAAATAAGGACCAGAGTATTGAAAAATGAGTCAGAATTAAACTAGCAAGCTGGCTTCCTTTGGCTGCAGGAGAAGCTAAAGAAGCAGCTTGCAGTAGGAGACCCTGAGTATATGGGACATTTCCAGCTAAAGATATTAAGACAGGCCTTTAATTCAATGTCGTTTTGCAGCCATGAACAGATCTGTCCCAGGATTGCAGCAGCACTAGGAAGTTCAAACTTCAAGTGGTGCAGACACtctgagtggaaaaaataaCTCTATCTATTGAGAATAAAAGACTCACTATTTCTTCTGGGCTTATTCCACACAAACAGTccatcagcctggagaagttgCCATGAAATAAAGACAACATCTTCACAGCTCTAAAGAGTAAACTCTGCCTAGACCCCAATCACCAAAGCACATTTTGATCTACATGTAAATGTTCAGCTCTCAGAAACTGGTGATGCATGAAGGGGACAGCCTACAGAGTTGCACCAGCACTCCAACAATGCAGAATAATTGTCCTTACGTTTTTTGCCATTGATGTGATCCAAGAAGTTAATGGAGTCTTTCACCACGCAGTCACATACATTACAGTAATACCTAGCAGGGGagagtaagaaaaggaaaacattaactCCAAAGCACGAGGGGAGGAGGACAAGATGCTTTACCACAGACTCCAGAGTCAGAACTCAGATCCAAACAAAAAGGGCAGGACATACCCTCCCATCTCTGACTGAGGGGTAGTTTTGGTAATGACGATGGTTTTCCCCAGCTTCGATTCCAGGTCCACTTTGTAGTCTCGGTGCCGCAGAAGTTCCCTTTTGACAGGCTGAGCCGGTTTGCCTAAAACATAAGCAAAAGTCTCAGGTGTTCATCAGAAAATGTCAAGCTTACCCTGCTGGATTTCAATCAGCCCTTGACAAAGAGGAGTCTGCCAGGAACCCACAAACTATGTGATTTGTGCAGAAACTGCACTCaagtttctgtttgctttgttgtttgcttgttttttgttttgcttttgaagtcaGTAAAGGATACCACCTCATTAGGTAAGCTAAAATTAAGTCTGTCATAAGAAACAGGCAGATCTGTGAGGTATCTCCAGCTTTGACTTGGGTTGTACTCCTGAGATCTTCCTGTTTCCAGGGGCTGATTATCCCTCTCCCTCCACAAAGAAGAGGCCAACAGAGACAAAGATTCTCAGTACTTATttttgtcagagaaaaaaaatagtcagtGGCTAGCACAGGAAAAAAGGAGCAGAGCAAACCAGCCTTGAATTGCTTCTGTTTCCCCTCTGAGatttcatttccagctgctCTACCCCTCCCAAGAGGGTTTGGGTGACTCACTGCCAAAAGAGCAAAGCTTGCCTGCAGTCAATTCACTACCCaccatctttcttttctctctcctccgTGAGCCGCTTCTCTGCAAGTTTCTCATATTCATCTTTGTCCCACTTTCGACGGAAGTCCAAGTTCTTAGTCTGAGAATGAAACAAAGTATATTAACGTTATCATACAGTCTGATTAGTGATAAGGGGAGACTGAGGAAAAACATGGAACTGCTTGCCCTGTAAGGCCACTGCAGCGACTTAGGAGCACTACAGTACATTCccacatcttctgttttcatacCTAGGAACTAAAAGGATAACACTGAACAGGCCTATATCTACTTCTTCTAGAAGGATTTGTTAGAACTGAATAAAGTAATGAATTGATCTCAATAGCTCCCAAAATGATCACCCATCACCTCCTTCTGAAAAACAGgcacaaacagcactgaaactgATAGACACAAAACTGCACAGGCACCACCTGATGAACACAGGACAGTCATTAGCAGATTACATACATCTCTTCTAAAGATTAAATCCCAGTTACAAATACCAGATGAGTGAGACAGGAAGATGCAGGAGTAAAGAGGAAGGATGTGTCTCCCTGCTCTCAAAGGTATCAGCAATACACTCACCTGCCATGGGAACCAAAGCACTGAGTTTACTTCCTGAATCACAGGAACCAATTTgagtttttaaactgagatatTCATGGGAGCAGAACACTCCAGAAGACACAGAGGGACATGGAAATACTAGGAAAGGTTACTCTGAAACACCCAGCGAGCT encodes:
- the ZMAT2 gene encoding zinc finger matrin-type protein 2, producing the protein MASGSGTKNLDFRRKWDKDEYEKLAEKRLTEEREKKDGKPAQPVKRELLRHRDYKVDLESKLGKTIVITKTTPQSEMGGYYCNVCDCVVKDSINFLDHINGKKHQRNLGMSMRVERSTLDQVKKRFEVNKKKMEEKQKDYDFEERMKELREEEEKAKAYKKEKQREKKRRAEEDLTFEEDDEMAAVMGFSGFGSTKKNH